From a single Cytophagales bacterium WSM2-2 genomic region:
- a CDS encoding peptidyl-prolyl cis-trans isomerase produces the protein MKRLLLLLLLFTACASPKTFRKFTKEETASIKKYSKEINTNDGRYHVLIVTSLGDMVVKLYNETPLHRDNFVAKVKAGFYDELLFHRVINNFMIQGGDPKSKGAKAGEGLGEGSAPGERIAAEFRTEQSIYHKRGVLAAARDNNPEKASSNCQFYIVQRKVWRPTQLDSTIVRRNLVLNDEQKKIYTTLGGTPHLDGGYTVYGELETGFDVLDKIAAVKTNKSDRPESDVQMKMFLLNEIKK, from the coding sequence ATGAAACGTCTCCTTCTCCTCCTTCTCCTCTTCACTGCCTGTGCATCCCCAAAGACCTTTCGAAAATTCACCAAAGAAGAAACCGCCTCTATTAAAAAATACTCCAAAGAGATCAATACCAACGATGGCCGCTATCATGTATTAATTGTCACCTCCCTTGGCGACATGGTCGTGAAGCTCTACAACGAGACACCTCTTCACCGTGATAATTTCGTGGCGAAAGTAAAAGCAGGCTTCTATGATGAGTTGTTGTTTCACCGCGTCATCAACAATTTCATGATCCAGGGAGGCGATCCCAAAAGCAAAGGAGCAAAGGCTGGGGAAGGACTCGGCGAAGGGTCAGCTCCCGGCGAAAGAATTGCAGCCGAGTTCCGGACAGAGCAAAGCATCTATCACAAACGCGGAGTGCTAGCTGCCGCCCGCGACAACAACCCGGAAAAAGCCAGCAGCAACTGTCAGTTTTATATAGTGCAGCGCAAAGTGTGGAGACCCACGCAACTCGATAGCACTATCGTGAGACGTAACCTCGTATTAAATGACGAACAAAAGAAAATATACACGACCCTGGGAGGCACACCTCATTTGGATGGAGGCTATACCGTCTATGGAGAACTAGAAACCGGCTTTGACGTACTCGATAAAATCGCTGCTGTAAAAACAAACAAATCCGACCGCCCAGAGAGCGATGTGCAAATGAAGATGTTCTTGTTGAATGAGATCAAGAAGTAA
- a CDS encoding cytochrome c biogenesis protein codes for MASAQPKRTVVCGQVRNADVNEKTIGLALNRVGFGQEALEMPIGKDGNFHFTFEAYEALDLWVSYKTNFLVVAYPGDSIHIVFDGTTDSRTEILKGISISGSRTELNRQVSSFQAAYFQWESTRDESKVEKAIKERNTDQFKLFADSIRKSADKFYKSWVKKYKPGNEAKLWAKAFLDNDYFTELTFYPDSHRKALVLKKSEWDVPLSYYNYFKTYESQQAALISAYATSGISNKYLYRYAGLQVKEKLKQLTITKSVAIVTDSLYISTINALTTNSLLKQILLTQYFSDLLEESDTESFERYSRTIDSGITLPFLREPLLKKFNKLKATLLASGALDKKQVGPHALVSKISSVQELVSKHQGKPLYIDVWATWCGPCLEEFPYSKMLREELKDVTFVYICIDSEYNRFQNTAAKFGLEGDLYFLDNNESKQLRQEFGINGIPHYILVNPKGEIVFEGFKLRPSEEGTAVEIRRLLGR; via the coding sequence GTGGCTTCTGCACAGCCCAAACGCACCGTAGTTTGTGGTCAGGTGCGCAATGCGGATGTCAATGAGAAAACGATCGGGCTTGCGTTGAACCGGGTGGGGTTTGGTCAGGAGGCGTTGGAGATGCCTATCGGTAAGGATGGGAATTTTCATTTCACATTCGAAGCTTATGAGGCGCTGGACTTGTGGGTGTCGTACAAAACGAATTTTCTCGTGGTCGCCTACCCCGGTGACAGCATCCACATTGTGTTTGATGGCACTACCGACAGCAGAACAGAAATCCTGAAGGGGATTTCAATCTCCGGTAGTCGCACTGAACTGAACCGACAGGTATCCTCTTTTCAAGCTGCGTACTTTCAGTGGGAGTCGACAAGGGATGAATCAAAAGTGGAGAAAGCAATAAAGGAACGGAACACGGATCAATTCAAACTGTTTGCCGACAGCATCCGGAAGTCTGCCGACAAGTTTTACAAAAGCTGGGTGAAGAAATACAAACCAGGCAACGAAGCAAAATTGTGGGCTAAAGCTTTTCTCGACAACGACTATTTTACAGAACTTACTTTCTACCCGGACTCACACCGGAAAGCACTTGTGTTAAAGAAGTCGGAATGGGACGTACCACTCTCGTATTATAACTATTTCAAGACTTATGAGTCGCAACAGGCGGCATTGATAAGCGCCTACGCCACTTCTGGAATCTCCAACAAATATTTATATCGCTACGCAGGACTACAAGTGAAGGAGAAGTTGAAGCAGTTGACGATCACCAAGAGTGTAGCGATCGTGACGGACTCATTATATATCTCCACCATCAATGCTTTAACAACCAACTCCTTGTTAAAGCAAATCCTGTTGACTCAATACTTCAGCGACCTGCTGGAAGAGTCGGACACGGAGTCTTTTGAGCGCTACTCGCGCACTATCGACTCGGGCATCACGTTGCCATTCCTACGCGAGCCGCTCCTGAAGAAATTCAATAAGTTAAAAGCTACGTTACTGGCGTCTGGTGCGCTGGATAAGAAGCAGGTGGGACCCCACGCGCTGGTGTCTAAAATAAGCTCAGTGCAAGAACTCGTGAGCAAACACCAGGGGAAGCCACTCTATATAGATGTGTGGGCAACCTGGTGTGGTCCGTGCCTGGAAGAGTTCCCTTATTCAAAAATGTTGCGCGAAGAACTCAAAGACGTCACGTTTGTTTACATCTGCATCGACTCGGAATACAACCGGTTTCAAAATACTGCCGCTAAATTCGGCCTTGAGGGCGATCTCTACTTCCTCGACAACAATGAAAGCAAACAACTGCGACAGGAGTTCGGGATCAATGGCATTCCGCATTACATCCTGGTGAACCCCAAAGGGGAAATTGTTTTTGAAGGATTTAAGCTGAGGCCGAGTGAGGAAGGGACGGCCGTGGAGATCAGAAGGTTGTTGGGGAGATGA